A single window of Periplaneta americana isolate PAMFEO1 chromosome 14, P.americana_PAMFEO1_priV1, whole genome shotgun sequence DNA harbors:
- the LOC138713132 gene encoding zinc finger protein 583-like isoform X2, whose translation MESRNFGSQMRSAMMESCSFHPTNIYRERLENLAVNIKTENVDDAWEKNSTQSESIESGDRVGVHISSIPDEKCIVPRIIQESGNDLTVEASHTEWEEKFRVDVSHEREENLPISIKEEVEEKYAIDSVDVEFEDNFTVNSNNEDCDKNRTEGNNIQVCEEKFVKRKEKKKSGRHKGHKRKVREYTSRIYECTFCGKCFKNKNHFIEHTRIHTGERPCICGICEKSFSHASSLKLHKRTHSGEKPYSCKVCLKSFAESGKLKVHYRVHSGERPYSCGICNKSFSQKGNLDKHVTTHSGQRPFSCQVCNKTFAQVVHLKIHSRIHTGERPYACDVCKKVFMHKCSLKVHLRVHRGERPYTCKLCKKTFVQASHLKMHHRVHTGERPYTCEICKKLFMYKGALRVHVRIHSGERPYSCEICNKTFTHTSSLKMHRRLLHQGM comes from the exons ATGGAAAGTAGAAACTTT GGTTCACAGATGAGGAGCGCAATGATGGAATCTTGTTCTTTCCATCCAACAAATATATACCGCGAGAGACTAGAAAATTTAGCAGTAAATattaaaactgaaaatgttgatgATGCTTGGGAAAAAAATTCTACACAAAGTGAAAGTATTGAATCTGGTGATAGAGTTGGAGTACATATAAGTAGTATTCCAGATGAAAAGTGTATAGTACCGAGAATAATTCAGGAAAGTGGAAATGATCTAACAGTAGAAGCAAGTCACACCGAGTGGGAAGAAAAGTTCAGAGTAGATGTAAGTCATGAACGTGAAGAAAATTTACCGATAAGTATAAAGGAAGAAGTTGAAGAAAAGTATGCCATAGACTCAGTTGATGTTGAATTTGAAGACAACTTTACCGTAAACAGTAATAATGAAGACTGTGATAAGAATCGCACAGAGGGGAATAATATTCAAGTGTGTGAAGAAAAATTTGTCAAAcgcaaagagaagaaaaagagcgGAAGACATAAAGGTCACAAAAGAAAAGTTCGAGAATATACTAGTCGTATTTATGAATGCACATTTTGTGGGAAATGCTTTAAGAATAAGAATCACTTTATAGAACACACTCGCATCCATACAGGGGAGCGACCTTGCATCTGCGGAATTTGCGAAAAATCGTTTAGTCATGCCAGTTCGTTGAAGTTGCATAAGCGAACACATAGTGGAGAGAAGCCGTATTCATGTAAGGTATGCTTGAAATCATTCGCGGAAAGTGGAAAACTTAAAGTTCATTACAGAGTACACAGTGGCGAAAGACCGTATTCATGCGGTATATGTAATAAATCCTTCTCTCAGAAGGGTAATCTGGATAAACACGTCACTACTCATAGCGGGCAGAGGCCATTTTCTTGTCAGGTCTGTAATAAAACTTTTGCTCAAGTCgtacatttaaaaattcattcTCGGATACATACTGGTGAAAGGCCATATGCATGTGATGTATGCAAGAAagttttcatgcataaatgttcTCTAAAAGTACATTTGCGTGTGCATAGAGGTGAAAGACCGTATACGTGCAAGTTGTGTAAGAAGACTTTCGTTCAGGCAAGCCATCTTAAAATGCATCATCGCGTTCATACTGGGGAACGTCCATATACTTgcgaaatatgcaaaaaattatttatgtataaagGTGCTTTGAGAGTACATGTCCGAATTCACAGTGGTGAACGTCCTTATTCGTGTGAGATATGCAACAAAACCTTCACACACACATCTAGTCTGAAAATGCATCGACGTCTACTTCATCAAGGAATGTGA
- the LOC138713131 gene encoding protein C3orf33 produces MDDERHWFENFTSYMEKNIRGVQYGIYSIAFVGLAVALRSVRPLKKFTSPREIPSSFLEKHMTLSGKVVRVETSVGSSPPLLLVDHYPVVAWQLRRSSSNCLPVHISSVDVLNNGVSWLQHVVVGTPVRFTLLKLNPESVSCIVTAKTKCGNVGVDLVSLGFASVSSLDFELEKDPVYMKYYKKLLAAENHAEKKGLGMWAGNDVSWLTRQWRRLWDHLSFAVKSSTSKLKQKGGGLQMVKA; encoded by the exons ATGGACGACGAACGGCACTGGTTCGAGAACTTTACATCGTATATGGAGAAAAATATTAGAGGAGTTCAA TATGGTATCTATTCCATCGCCTTTGTCGGATTGGCCGTGGCACTTCGAAGCGTTCGACCG TTGAAGAAGTTCACCTCTCCTCGAGAGATTCCGTCCAGCTTCCTGGAGAAGCACATGACACTGTCTGGTAAGGTGGTGCGTGTGGAGACATCTGTTGGCTCGTCACCACCACTGCTGTTGGTTGACCACTACCCAGTCGTGGCATGGCAGCTGAGACGGTCCAGCAGTAATTGTCTCCCTGTGCACATCTCCAGCGTGGATGTCCTGAATAATGGCGTGTCATGGCTGCAGCATGTCGTCGTGGGGACACCTGTCAGATTCACCCTCCTCAAACTGAACCCAGAGTCTGTCAGCTGCATTGTAACTGCCAAAACG AAATGTGGTAACGTGGGTGTAGATCTGGTGTCTCTGGGCTTTGCTTCTGTCTCTTCATTAGACTTCGAGCTGGAAAAGGATCCCGTGTACATGAAGTATTACAAGAAACTCCTCGCAGCTGAGAACCATGCTGAAAAGAAAGGCCTGGGCATGTGGGCTGGAAACGACGTCAGTTGGCTCACTCGACAGTGGAGGCGGCTTTGGGATCATCTTAGCTTTGCCGTCAAATCAAGTACGAGTAAATTGAAGCAGAAGGGTGGAGGGTTACAGATGGTGAAGGCGTAG
- the LOC138713132 gene encoding zinc finger protein 583-like isoform X1 has protein sequence MDDVVQCTHNKKNIVTGTLQVTLHSRATRIPRILLCRIEDKFPALSDFMGSQMRSAMMESCSFHPTNIYRERLENLAVNIKTENVDDAWEKNSTQSESIESGDRVGVHISSIPDEKCIVPRIIQESGNDLTVEASHTEWEEKFRVDVSHEREENLPISIKEEVEEKYAIDSVDVEFEDNFTVNSNNEDCDKNRTEGNNIQVCEEKFVKRKEKKKSGRHKGHKRKVREYTSRIYECTFCGKCFKNKNHFIEHTRIHTGERPCICGICEKSFSHASSLKLHKRTHSGEKPYSCKVCLKSFAESGKLKVHYRVHSGERPYSCGICNKSFSQKGNLDKHVTTHSGQRPFSCQVCNKTFAQVVHLKIHSRIHTGERPYACDVCKKVFMHKCSLKVHLRVHRGERPYTCKLCKKTFVQASHLKMHHRVHTGERPYTCEICKKLFMYKGALRVHVRIHSGERPYSCEICNKTFTHTSSLKMHRRLLHQGM, from the exons ATGGATGATGTTGTACAATGTACACATAACAAGAAAAACATTGTTACCGGTACGCTGCAAGTGACTTTGCATTCTCGGGCAACAAGAATACCAAGAATATTACTGTGCAGAATTGAGGACAAATTTCCAGCTCTAAGTGATTTTATG GGTTCACAGATGAGGAGCGCAATGATGGAATCTTGTTCTTTCCATCCAACAAATATATACCGCGAGAGACTAGAAAATTTAGCAGTAAATattaaaactgaaaatgttgatgATGCTTGGGAAAAAAATTCTACACAAAGTGAAAGTATTGAATCTGGTGATAGAGTTGGAGTACATATAAGTAGTATTCCAGATGAAAAGTGTATAGTACCGAGAATAATTCAGGAAAGTGGAAATGATCTAACAGTAGAAGCAAGTCACACCGAGTGGGAAGAAAAGTTCAGAGTAGATGTAAGTCATGAACGTGAAGAAAATTTACCGATAAGTATAAAGGAAGAAGTTGAAGAAAAGTATGCCATAGACTCAGTTGATGTTGAATTTGAAGACAACTTTACCGTAAACAGTAATAATGAAGACTGTGATAAGAATCGCACAGAGGGGAATAATATTCAAGTGTGTGAAGAAAAATTTGTCAAAcgcaaagagaagaaaaagagcgGAAGACATAAAGGTCACAAAAGAAAAGTTCGAGAATATACTAGTCGTATTTATGAATGCACATTTTGTGGGAAATGCTTTAAGAATAAGAATCACTTTATAGAACACACTCGCATCCATACAGGGGAGCGACCTTGCATCTGCGGAATTTGCGAAAAATCGTTTAGTCATGCCAGTTCGTTGAAGTTGCATAAGCGAACACATAGTGGAGAGAAGCCGTATTCATGTAAGGTATGCTTGAAATCATTCGCGGAAAGTGGAAAACTTAAAGTTCATTACAGAGTACACAGTGGCGAAAGACCGTATTCATGCGGTATATGTAATAAATCCTTCTCTCAGAAGGGTAATCTGGATAAACACGTCACTACTCATAGCGGGCAGAGGCCATTTTCTTGTCAGGTCTGTAATAAAACTTTTGCTCAAGTCgtacatttaaaaattcattcTCGGATACATACTGGTGAAAGGCCATATGCATGTGATGTATGCAAGAAagttttcatgcataaatgttcTCTAAAAGTACATTTGCGTGTGCATAGAGGTGAAAGACCGTATACGTGCAAGTTGTGTAAGAAGACTTTCGTTCAGGCAAGCCATCTTAAAATGCATCATCGCGTTCATACTGGGGAACGTCCATATACTTgcgaaatatgcaaaaaattatttatgtataaagGTGCTTTGAGAGTACATGTCCGAATTCACAGTGGTGAACGTCCTTATTCGTGTGAGATATGCAACAAAACCTTCACACACACATCTAGTCTGAAAATGCATCGACGTCTACTTCATCAAGGAATGTGA